The Blautia hydrogenotrophica DSM 10507 genome window below encodes:
- a CDS encoding SDR family NAD(P)-dependent oxidoreductase, translating into MRLKGKVAIVTGAGSGLGKTIAQKLAAEGAKVALADISMENAQKAAEEIQKTGGEAAAFLADITSEEQIQKMFAEVEREFGGIDLLYNNAGVSPVGTVETTTYQDFQKVLAIDLYSVFLGCKHVIPYLRKRGGGVIINTAGTFGIKPIPNKVGYSCAKAGVISLTRSVAIDMAKDNIRCNAICPGFVDTPLNKDFVGEERENFLKTYQPMDLKVQADDIANMAVFLACEEARAVTGQPVVVDGGTEACLYY; encoded by the coding sequence ATGAGATTAAAGGGAAAAGTAGCGATCGTGACCGGAGCGGGCAGCGGTCTGGGAAAGACCATTGCCCAGAAGCTGGCGGCAGAAGGAGCAAAAGTAGCTCTGGCAGATATTTCCATGGAAAATGCCCAAAAAGCAGCTGAGGAGATTCAAAAGACAGGAGGTGAGGCTGCGGCGTTTTTGGCAGACATCACCAGTGAAGAGCAGATACAGAAAATGTTTGCAGAAGTGGAAAGAGAGTTCGGAGGTATCGACCTTCTGTACAACAATGCGGGAGTGAGTCCTGTGGGAACTGTGGAGACCACGACTTATCAGGATTTTCAGAAAGTGCTGGCGATTGATTTATACAGTGTGTTTCTGGGGTGTAAGCATGTGATTCCATATCTGAGGAAGAGAGGCGGGGGAGTCATTATCAACACAGCGGGAACCTTTGGAATCAAACCGATTCCCAATAAAGTGGGGTATTCCTGCGCAAAGGCAGGGGTGATCAGCCTGACTAGATCGGTTGCCATTGACATGGCCAAGGACAACATACGCTGCAATGCGATATGTCCAGGATTTGTGGACACACCTTTGAACAAAGATTTTGTGGGTGAGGAGAGGGAAAATTTCCTGAAAACCTATCAGCCTATGGATTTGAAAGTACAGGCGGACGACATCGCCAATATGGCTGTATTTTTGGCATGTGAGGAGGCGCGGGCAGTCACCGGTCAGCCAGTGGTCGTGGACGGTGGAACGGAAGCCTGCCTGTATTATTGA
- a CDS encoding Zn-dependent hydrolase, producing MRADGNRILSRLEELYECGKMPDGTHSRVAYTPQERRGRQLFSEYFRQLGITVFEDAAGNLIARLEGNDQQAPAIVIGSHLDTVLDGGRYDGVYGCVGGLEIVQLLTEQKRKLNHPLEIIVFADEEGIRFGNGMFGSSAFCKASLSELDGQERDIYGMTREEVLKTCGVDLKEAAKAARKKESVLCTLELHVEQGGNLDRRGVPIGVVTSIAGVRRYAVSLTGEANHSGSTKMEDRHDALVAAAKVIGGLPDLVRKLGEEFSVGTVGKITALPGAVNVIPGRCEFLLEFRDSDEAVMERLAVEFQRRLQTVCDGGGLRMKMEHLSSHVPGKMNRQIQEEIAKASERQGMPYLRMPSGAFHDSLWLTQRFPSGMIFVPSVDGISHSPREYTKQEDLENGVNVLLETVLSLDEKEGIEDEPV from the coding sequence ATGAGAGCAGATGGAAACCGTATTTTATCTAGGCTAGAAGAGCTGTACGAATGTGGAAAGATGCCGGACGGCACCCATTCCAGAGTGGCCTATACGCCACAGGAACGCAGGGGAAGACAGCTTTTCTCAGAATATTTTCGTCAACTGGGAATCACAGTTTTTGAGGATGCCGCAGGAAACCTGATTGCCCGTCTGGAAGGAAACGACCAACAGGCTCCGGCGATTGTCATAGGTTCTCATCTGGACACCGTGCTGGACGGAGGCAGATATGACGGAGTCTACGGCTGTGTGGGTGGACTAGAGATCGTCCAGCTGCTGACGGAACAGAAGAGGAAATTGAACCATCCGCTGGAAATCATAGTTTTTGCAGACGAAGAAGGGATCCGCTTCGGCAATGGAATGTTCGGGAGCAGTGCTTTTTGCAAAGCTTCGCTGAGTGAACTGGATGGACAAGAACGGGACATCTATGGGATGACCAGGGAAGAAGTTTTAAAGACTTGCGGTGTGGATTTGAAAGAGGCGGCTAAGGCAGCCAGGAAAAAAGAGTCAGTCCTATGTACCTTGGAGCTGCATGTGGAACAGGGAGGAAATCTGGACCGCAGAGGCGTTCCCATAGGAGTCGTCACCTCCATCGCGGGGGTGAGGCGCTATGCGGTATCTCTGACAGGAGAGGCGAATCACTCTGGGAGTACCAAGATGGAAGACAGACACGACGCTTTGGTGGCAGCGGCGAAGGTAATCGGTGGATTGCCGGATTTGGTTCGGAAGCTGGGAGAAGAATTTTCAGTGGGAACTGTGGGAAAGATTACAGCTTTGCCCGGGGCAGTCAATGTGATTCCAGGGCGGTGTGAATTTTTATTGGAATTTAGGGATTCCGACGAGGCCGTGATGGAACGGCTGGCCGTGGAATTTCAAAGGCGCTTACAGACTGTTTGCGATGGCGGAGGGCTGCGGATGAAGATGGAGCATCTTTCTTCCCATGTGCCAGGAAAGATGAATCGACAGATTCAAGAAGAAATTGCAAAAGCCAGCGAAAGACAGGGTATGCCTTATCTGAGGATGCCAAGCGGCGCGTTTCATGATTCACTGTGGCTGACACAGAGATTTCCGTCGGGGATGATCTTTGTTCCCAGTGTGGACGGAATCAGCCATTCTCCCAGAGAGTACACCAAGCAGGAAGATTTGGAGAACGGCGTAAATGTCTTGTTGGAGACCGTTTTGAGTTTAGATGAGAAAGAAGGAATAGAAGATGAACCAGTTTAA
- a CDS encoding SDR family NAD(P)-dependent oxidoreductase, whose amino-acid sequence MRLENKTVIVTGAGSGLGKAVAVAAAKEGAAVVLADINEDAMNKTAQEIRENGQKALCSQVNVCSQESIGQMLTKAVDTFGQVDALVNCAGIFSSIPFLELTEEDWDRMLDINLKGSFLCSQAFIRQLLNQKTGGSLVFLSSISGYIGFTKSAHYCASKGAVRQLSKAIALEFGPSGIRSNVVAPGTIATPMNDWIIKDPKMHAQSVSSIPMGRFGTSQEIASAILFLISDEAAYCTGAELLVDGGQITHC is encoded by the coding sequence ATGAGATTAGAGAATAAAACAGTAATCGTAACCGGGGCAGGAAGCGGTCTTGGAAAGGCAGTGGCTGTGGCGGCAGCCAAGGAAGGCGCAGCGGTGGTCCTGGCGGATATCAATGAAGACGCAATGAATAAGACTGCTCAGGAGATCAGAGAGAACGGGCAGAAGGCTCTTTGCAGCCAGGTGAATGTGTGCAGTCAGGAAAGTATTGGACAGATGCTTACAAAGGCAGTAGACACTTTTGGACAGGTGGACGCTCTGGTGAATTGTGCGGGTATTTTTTCCAGCATTCCGTTTTTAGAGCTGACAGAAGAAGACTGGGATAGAATGCTGGACATCAATCTGAAAGGCTCTTTTCTGTGCTCACAGGCGTTTATTCGTCAGCTTCTGAATCAGAAAACCGGAGGCTCTTTGGTATTTTTAAGTTCCATCAGCGGGTACATAGGATTTACAAAATCTGCTCACTACTGTGCTTCGAAAGGGGCTGTACGTCAGTTAAGCAAAGCGATTGCTCTGGAATTCGGGCCAAGTGGAATCCGTTCGAATGTGGTGGCACCGGGGACGATTGCCACACCGATGAACGATTGGATTATCAAGGACCCCAAAATGCATGCGCAGTCGGTGTCGTCGATTCCTATGGGAAGATTCGGAACTTCCCAGGAGATTGCCTCCGCGATTTTGTTTCTGATTTCTGACGAAGCGGCTTACTGTACAGGAGCAGAGCTGTTGGTGGATGGTGGACAGATCACCCACTGTTAA